Proteins from one Gossypium raimondii isolate GPD5lz chromosome 8, ASM2569854v1, whole genome shotgun sequence genomic window:
- the LOC105792022 gene encoding uncharacterized protein LOC105792022 encodes MHRSSSSSRVSDEFFLNSSPPQSLGSKQPSSETVPLNPQELPMYNPLSAAAKKERSRLRSAENAIHIIPLVLVLCAIILWFFSSPESRV; translated from the exons ATGCATCGATCATCAAGCAGTTCTCGAGTCTCCGATGAGTTCTTCCTCAACTCATCCCCACCCCAATCACTGGGTTCCAAGCAACCATCCTCGGAGACGGTTCCCCTGAATCCGCAAGAACTGCCTATGTACAACCCCTTGTCAGCCGCCGCCAAGAAAGAAAGGTCTCGACTCAGATCTGCCGAGAACGCCATCCACATCATCCCTCTCGTTCTCGTTCTTTGTGCTATCATTCTTTGGTTCTTTTCCAGCCCAG AATCAAGGGTTTGA